The DNA segment GCTGCAAGAAGCGGGCATTCTCGGGAATATGATAATCGTGGGGAGCTGGTGCATACATTTCTACAGGCATCACTACAGAGAATCCGAGGTGCTGCCTCCCCTCAGGACAAGGGACATTGAATTTGACGTGAGCTTTCTCAGGCATGCACGGAACAAGGTCAATGTCATCGAGCTGCTTGAGAAATTGGGCTTTCTCGTGGACTTTAAAGGGAGCGGATTCACCAATCTTGAGAGCCCTGAGCTCATTGTGGAGTTTCTTGTTCCCGAAAAGGGAAAGGGGAGCTCGGCCCCCCGTGTCATTTCTGGCTTCGGTATCAATGCCCAGCCTATAAGGTTTCTGAACTTCCTTGAAGAAAGGTTGATAGACGTCAGCTACAGGGATCTTGTGGTCAAAATACCCCACCCCGCCTGGTTCGCGATACATAAGCTCATCATATCCAGAAGAAGGCCGGAGCACCAGGCGACAAAAAAGAGCAACGATATTACTCAGGCACTGGCAGTCTGGGATATGGTCGTCGCCATGGGAGAAAAGGGAGAACTCAGAGAGGTGC comes from the Candidatus Eremiobacterota bacterium genome and includes:
- a CDS encoding GSU2403 family nucleotidyltransferase fold protein, which produces MSEQIELVYKMLKSLQEAGILGNMIIVGSWCIHFYRHHYRESEVLPPLRTRDIEFDVSFLRHARNKVNVIELLEKLGFLVDFKGSGFTNLESPELIVEFLVPEKGKGSSAPRVISGFGINAQPIRFLNFLEERLIDVSYRDLVVKIPHPAWFAIHKLIISRRRPEHQATKKSNDITQALAVWDMVVAMGEKGELREVLSWIPKGWLKLVKESLVLAQQAERLEDMQVQSPR